The Proteiniphilum propionicum genome contains the following window.
GAAACATATACCCTCCCGAGTTGGCAACGTATATCTTGTTGTTTGCGATTACTAACTCTTCGGGCTGGTAGCCTACATTTACCGTACGTAGCACCTCAAGTGTTGCGGTATCTATTTCGGCGACATAGCCCACGCGGGCGTTTTGGTCGAATTTTACCGGAGCCACGTAGGACGAGGCATACGCTTTTCCGTTGTGGAATTTAATATAGCGCACATTGGGTATTTCGATTTTACCGATATGTTTGGCGGTTTTGGCCTCCATCACTTCAATGTAATTGGATACATTGATGACCGCATACAGCTTGCTTCCATAAATTTGGATGTCGTTTCCCACATCCCCTAATTCTTTAACAATAAAGGGATTTGCCTCGGCATATATATTTCTGTGGTATATACCCGTTGCGAAGTCGAAATAATCGAGGCTAGCTTTGTTACTACCCATGTTTCCCTCGTTTAAGAGGTAAAAACCCTTTAAATTTCCCGTATTCTCTTCACCTAGGCTTGTTTGGGTTTGTGAAGAGTGGAGGATCTCATACTCTTCCCTGCATCCAAGAAGAATCAGCATGAGACTGATAAGTATGAATTTTTTTCTAGCCATATCCGCTTATATCATAAAAGTTACAGTTAGACGATAATTTCTTCCCGGCATCGGGTAATTGAGCACCACATCGTAGTGTTGATTCAACAGGTTGTTAATATCCAAAGCAGCCCGTAAACCTATTCTGCGGCAAACGGCGGAAAAATCTTTCCTGATACTTATATCACTTGTGTACCACGGTTG
Protein-coding sequences here:
- a CDS encoding YncE family protein, which gives rise to MARKKFILISLMLILLGCREEYEILHSSQTQTSLGEENTGNLKGFYLLNEGNMGSNKASLDYFDFATGIYHRNIYAEANPFIVKELGDVGNDIQIYGSKLYAVINVSNYIEVMEAKTAKHIGKIEIPNVRYIKFHNGKAYASSYVAPVKFDQNARVGYVAEIDTATLEVLRTVNVGYQPEELVIANNKIYVANSGGYMFPNYDRTVSVIDLETFKEEKKIDVGINLHRLRKTPYHELIVSSRGDYYNEPSKLFVIDLDREEVTQTIEMAVSNLDIVGDSAYIYAVEWSHNTQKNTITYGILNIKTKEIVSRNFIKDGTDKDIVIPYGVKVNPVTKDIYVTDAIDYVTPGTLLCYNKFGKLKWKVDTGDIPGHFAFLFE